A segment of the Aromatoleum aromaticum EbN1 genome:
TGAACTGAGCCCGCCGGCAATGCCTCGAGCGGGCGAAAAAAAAGCCAGCACGCGGCTGGCTCTTCCGATGCGGTGCCGATTACTTCTGCGACAGCACCCAGGTAGCGAGCAGCTTGGCTTCGTCGGCGCTGACTTGCGGGTTCGCCGGCATCGGTACCGGACCCCAAACGCCCGAACCACCTTTCTGGATCTTGTCGGCCAGCTTGGCGACCGCGTCGGCCTGACCGGCGTATTTCTTTGCCACGTCCTGGTACGAAGGGCCGACCAGTTTCTTGTCGACCGCATGACAGGCGAGGCAGTTCTTGGCCTTGGCCAGTTCAGCGGAGGCGAACGCCGGAGCGGCGGACAGCAGGCCCGCGGCAACCGCAGCGGCAACGAACAGTTTCATGCTCTTTTCCTCATCAGGAGTGGTGTAGAAAGGTGGCCGGATATTAAACCAGCGACCCGGATTTGACTATGGCGCAACACTATTGCGCAATCTCGGTTCAAGTCTCGCCAGCGCTTTACCCGAACCCGAACAATCAACGCCTCAGTCCCGGTTTGCGTTGACGTCGACTTTCCTGCCCCGGGATGCAGCGTATGCGGCGCAGCGCCCTCGCGGGGAATGTTCTCCTCCTCCCGGAACTGTTCGAGCCGTGGAACGCTCCCCAGCATAAGGCAGACTCGTGAGGCCGGACGAGACGTGCATCCGGCAGCGATATCGGCAGTGGCCAGGCCGAACCGTGCCGACGTGGCGATCTCGAGTGAGCCGCGTCATCCGACAGGTTGCGGCCAGGGACGAAGGGGGCGACCCATGAGTGTTGGCGACGAGCGATCAGATTTTTCCCGGTCCGGCGAGCCGCTGTGGCGGGTCGCCTACCGTTTCCTGTGGCCGTTCCAGTATTTTCGCGACGTCACGCGTGGCAGCCATCTCGAGCGCCAGCAGAACTACCGCCACAACCGCGCGATGCGGGTGTATCTGCCCGGCTTCATCATGAAATGGGTGATCCTGACCGGACTGTGCTACAGCGCCGGAGGTGCGCTGTGCCACATCGGCGCCGACGTTCTCGCCGCCGGCTGCTTCGTCGTCGCGTGCTGGACGCTGATCGTCGTCGTGCTGCTCGGCGTCGACTGGCTGTGGCTCGGGCGCTTCACCGACTTGTATTAGCATTCGGCGCGATCCGGCATCGCGCGGCGCTGAAAGCGGCCTGGTTCATTGGCGCACCTCGGCGATATTGTCGAATTGCGTGAAGTGGCCGGTCGAACGGAAAGGGTTGATATCGAGCCCCCCGCGCCGCGTGTAGCGCGCCCAGACCGCCAGATGCCGCGGCGCACAGCGGCGCAGCACATCACAGAATATCCGTTCGACACATTGCTCGTGGAATTCGTTGTGGCTGCGGAACGAAACGATGTAGCGCAGCAGCCCGGCGCGGTCGATCGGCGGGCCGATGTAGCGCAGGACGATGGTCCCCCAGTCGGGCTGGCCGGTGACGAGACAGTTGGATTTCAGCAGATGCGAATACAGCGTCTCGCTGACTTCGTCGGCATTGAAGTCGCTTTGCAGGAAAGCAGGGTCGGTCCGGTAGGTGTCGATCTCGATGTCGATCTCGTCGAGCAACACACCATGCGGGTAGCCGAAAACACGCGTCGGCCGACGCGACAGGACCTCGATCGATACCGCGACCGGCGCGCCGGCGGCGGTGGACAGGTCACGCGTCAGCGTGTCGTGCACGAGCGTCGGATCGACGAATCGATGCTGGTTGAAAGAGTTCAGGTAGAGCTTCAGCGATTTCGACTCGATCAGGCGCGGTGACGTGACGGGAACGCGGAACGTGCCGATCGCGGCGACCGGCTTGCCGCGCGAGTTCAGCCACGACAGTTCGTACGCGTTCCACAGGTCCTCGCCAACGAACGGAAGCGTGTCGGGGGCGAGGCCCAGTTCGTCGCGCTTGATCTGCCGCGCAATCGGGAACAGGAGCTCCGGGGCGTAGCTGTCGCGATAGACGACGGACTGGCCCAACGGCGACGCCTCGGCGCCGTGGTCGTGCGTGTCGGAAGGGTTCATGCCGGCGATTGTAAGGGAATCGGCTCCTGGCGGAACCAGTGCCCGGATGATGAGCCCCGATAGGGGACCGTCGCGAAGATGACCCTCCTTCAGGCGAGGCGCTGGCTGCGGCGGCAGGAACGCCGGCGGCAGCTGCGTCCCCGCGCGGTCGAAACCGATCAGTTGCCGGGGCGCGTGCCGCCGACGGCCCTGATCGCCTCGGACAGCAACGCTTCCTTGTCGATCTCGACGATCGCAGGCGCTTCCGGCGGACAGACCGTCTGCGGATCGATGCCGCTACGGTCCTGGCCGATTTCTTCGGGCGTCGGCAAATCCTCGCGCGCGACACCGAGGGCTCCCATCAACTGCCCCATGCCGGTCAGCGTGCGCGCCTGGGCGATGATCCGGTTGTATTGAGCGTTAACGTAGGCGCGCCGGGCCTCGAAGTATTCGTTCTCGGTGTCGAGCAGGTCCAGCAGCGTGCGCTGGCCGATGTCGAACTGCCGGCGATAGGCTTCGCGCGCCTTCTCGATCGAAAGCTGGTGCTGGTCGAGATACACGAGCTGTTCGGTGAGCCGTCGCACATCGTTGTACGCGATCGACAGCGTCTGGCGCAGGTCGCGGCACGCTTTCTCGCGCAGGTCCTTTGCCAGATCGAGCGTTTCGGCCGCCTGGCGCAGCCGCGCCTGGTCGGCGCCACCGCGGGACAGGTTGTAGCTCAGCACCGCTTCGATTGCGCCATCGCGCGAACGTCCATCGACGCCTTCGAAGTTGTGATCGACGCCTTGGCGGGCCCGCACATCGAGGCGCGGGTGGAACGCCGCCTGGCGCGACTCGATCTGGGCCTGCCCGGCGCGAACGTTTTCGACCGCGGCGTTCAGCGACGGGCTGGTCACGAAAGCGGCCCGCAGCGCGTCTTGCGCGGTCGGCGGAATCGCACCGACCACCGTATCGGGAGCAAACCGCTGCGCCTGGGCGGGCGGCGCTTCACCGACGATGCGCAGGTAGCGGGCGCTGACGTCGTGGAGATTGGAGACTTCGGTGAGCAGGTTCGACTCGGCCAGCGCCAGGCGCCCGGCGGCCTGCTCGAGATCCACTCTTCGGCCGACACCGGCGCCGGCGCGTTCGGCGATCTGGTCGTGGATCTGCTTGTGCTGGACGTAGTTCTCCTGCGCGAGGCGCGTCAGATCACGGTAGCGCAGCACGTCGCTGTACGCACGCAGCGCTTCGAGCGCCGCGGTCTCGGAGACGTCGCGCAGCTCGTAATACCGGGTGAGCTTCGCGTAGCCGAGCCGCGCCACTTCGCTGCGCGTCAGGAAGCCGTCATAGACCATCTGATTCAGCGAGAGGCTTGCGCGGCGATGGTTGAAATCGTCCGACGGCTGGCCCGGACGTTTCAGCGTTTCGCGACCCGCGCCGGCAATCAGGTCAATCTGGGGAAAGTAGCCGCTGCGCGCAACGCCCTGCTCTTCCATGGCAGCACGGAATGCATGCCACCCCGCCTGCACTTCCGGATTGGCTACCACGGCCTTGCGCGCCGCATCACGCAAGGCTTCGGGGACTTCTGCCGCCGCGAATCGGGGCAGCGCAGCCAGGGCGGCAACACAGATCACGGTTCTCAAGTTTTTCATGTCGTCTCCCTGACGATGCGTGGTCTCTGCACGAATCCTGCGAATGCAGGGCGCAGGTGATTCAATCCGAGTGATCAAATGATATGCGGTTGAATTTGGCTGCTCCGCCAACTACGCAACACTTCCCGTCAGATAAGGCGCGCCGCAACCCCTGCGGCCTGCGGCCGATACCCGATAATGGTGACGAGCGAACCACCTGCCGTCCAATGCCGACACACCTCCTTCCGCACGGAATGTTTTCTCGGCCATGCCGGCTGGGCAACGCGGCGCTCATCCGGCTGGCCGGCCTGTGCGTGCTCATCGGCGTCGGGCTCGCGACCGCCAGCGGCGACACGGATCTCATGGAGCGCCTGGCCGGCGAACGTTTCGGTGCGGCAGGCAGCGCATCGGTGCGCGCATGGCGTCAGATGATCGCCGACGCGCTGCCGCTGGACGACCTGGAAAAGCTGCAGCGCACGAATACGTTTTTCAACCGTCGCATCAGCTTCGACGACGACGCGACGGTCTGGAAGGAGGCGGACTACTGGGCAACTCCGCTCGAGACGCTCGGCCGCGGAGCCGGTGACTGCGAGGACTTCTCGATCGCGAAATACATGAGCCTGCGGCTGCTCGGCATCCCGGCCGACAAGCTGCGCCTGATCTATGTCCGGGCGCAGATCGGCGGCGCGCAGAGCACTCTTTCGCAGGCCCATATGGTCGTGGGCTTCTACCCCTCGCCGGAGGCTGAGCCGCTCGTCCTCGACAACCTGATCGGCGAGGTGCGGCCGGCCGGGCGGCGCCCCGACCTATATCCGATATTCAGCTTCAACAGCGCGGGTCTGTGGATCGGCGGCGCGACCGCCTCGTCTGCGGATCCTACCGCCCGCCTGTCGCGCTGGCGCAGCGTGCTCGTGCGCATGCAGCAGGAGGGCCTGCAATGACAGCCCATCGTCCAAGTCCGACCCGTCGCGGAGATTTGCAGTCATGTCCCTGATCAAGCAACTGTGGATCGCGATCGCGATCGTGATGTCCCTGTCGCTCGGCGGCAGCCTGGTCGTCAGCACGCTCTCGGCACGGCATTACCTCGAGCAGCAGCTACAGGTGAAGAATCTCGACAACGCCACGTCGCTGGCGCTGGCGCTGTCGCAGCTGCCGAAAGATCCGGTGACCGTCGAACTGCAGGTCGCCGCCCAGTTCGACGCCGGCCATTACCGCCTGATCCGTCTCACCGACCCGTCCGGCGACGTCGTGGTCGAACGCGAATTCGCGGGACCCCGCAACGGCACGCCCGACTGGTTCACGCGGCTGATTCCGATCGACACGCGGCCCGGCATCGCCCAGGTGCAGGACGGCTGGCACCAGTTCGGTACGCTCACGCTCGAGAGCCACAAGCGTTATGCGTACGACGCGCTGTGGGTCGGCACAAAGCAACTGCTGCTGTGGTTCGGTCTCGGCGCTGTGCTGACCGGCCTTATCGGCACGCTGATCATCAAGCACATCACGCGGCCGCTCGGGCGGGTCGTCGAGCAGGCGGAGGCGATCGGCGAGCGGCGCTTCGTCACGACGGTCGAGCCGGGAACGATGGAGTTTCGCCGCCTGGTGCGGGCGATGAACATGCTGAGCGAGCGGGTGCGCACGATGCTCGCCGATGAATCGCGGCGGCTCGAGCAGTTGCGCCGCCAGACGCAGCATGACGACATCACGGGGCTCCTCAACCGCGGCCAGTTCATGAACCGCCTCGACTCCGTGCTCGCGCGCGACGACGCGCGCTCCGCCGGCACCTTGTTGATCGGGCGCCTCGGAGACCTTGCGGCGCTGAACCAGCGTCTCGGGCGAGATACGACAAACCGCCTGCTGCACGATATCGCCCACGAGTATGCCGCGTTCGCCGCGCCCCACGGGGACTGGGAAACGGGCCGCATCGGCGGCAGCGATTTCGCGCTGCTCGCACCCGGCCGCCCGGATCCTGCAGTGATCGCCGGCGAGCTTGCGCAGCGCCTGGACACGGCGCTCAACATCACCATGGAAGGGCGTGGCATCCGCCTGCCGCTGGCTGCC
Coding sequences within it:
- a CDS encoding c-type cytochrome, which gives rise to MKLFVAAAVAAGLLSAAPAFASAELAKAKNCLACHAVDKKLVGPSYQDVAKKYAGQADAVAKLADKIQKGGSGVWGPVPMPANPQVSADEAKLLATWVLSQK
- the queF gene encoding NADPH-dependent 7-cyano-7-deazaguanine reductase QueF (Catalyzes the NADPH-dependent reduction of 7-cyano-7-deazaguanine (preQ0) to 7-aminomethyl-7-deazaguanine (preQ1) in queuosine biosynthesis) is translated as MNPSDTHDHGAEASPLGQSVVYRDSYAPELLFPIARQIKRDELGLAPDTLPFVGEDLWNAYELSWLNSRGKPVAAIGTFRVPVTSPRLIESKSLKLYLNSFNQHRFVDPTLVHDTLTRDLSTAAGAPVAVSIEVLSRRPTRVFGYPHGVLLDEIDIEIDTYRTDPAFLQSDFNADEVSETLYSHLLKSNCLVTGQPDWGTIVLRYIGPPIDRAGLLRYIVSFRSHNEFHEQCVERIFCDVLRRCAPRHLAVWARYTRRGGLDINPFRSTGHFTQFDNIAEVRQ
- a CDS encoding TolC family outer membrane protein, whose protein sequence is MKNLRTVICVAALAALPRFAAAEVPEALRDAARKAVVANPEVQAGWHAFRAAMEEQGVARSGYFPQIDLIAGAGRETLKRPGQPSDDFNHRRASLSLNQMVYDGFLTRSEVARLGYAKLTRYYELRDVSETAALEALRAYSDVLRYRDLTRLAQENYVQHKQIHDQIAERAGAGVGRRVDLEQAAGRLALAESNLLTEVSNLHDVSARYLRIVGEAPPAQAQRFAPDTVVGAIPPTAQDALRAAFVTSPSLNAAVENVRAGQAQIESRQAAFHPRLDVRARQGVDHNFEGVDGRSRDGAIEAVLSYNLSRGGADQARLRQAAETLDLAKDLREKACRDLRQTLSIAYNDVRRLTEQLVYLDQHQLSIEKAREAYRRQFDIGQRTLLDLLDTENEYFEARRAYVNAQYNRIIAQARTLTGMGQLMGALGVAREDLPTPEEIGQDRSGIDPQTVCPPEAPAIVEIDKEALLSEAIRAVGGTRPGN
- a CDS encoding transglutaminase-like cysteine peptidase, with the translated sequence MLIGVGLATASGDTDLMERLAGERFGAAGSASVRAWRQMIADALPLDDLEKLQRTNTFFNRRISFDDDATVWKEADYWATPLETLGRGAGDCEDFSIAKYMSLRLLGIPADKLRLIYVRAQIGGAQSTLSQAHMVVGFYPSPEAEPLVLDNLIGEVRPAGRRPDLYPIFSFNSAGLWIGGATASSADPTARLSRWRSVLVRMQQEGLQ
- a CDS encoding bifunctional diguanylate cyclase/phosphodiesterase encodes the protein MSLIKQLWIAIAIVMSLSLGGSLVVSTLSARHYLEQQLQVKNLDNATSLALALSQLPKDPVTVELQVAAQFDAGHYRLIRLTDPSGDVVVEREFAGPRNGTPDWFTRLIPIDTRPGIAQVQDGWHQFGTLTLESHKRYAYDALWVGTKQLLLWFGLGAVLTGLIGTLIIKHITRPLGRVVEQAEAIGERRFVTTVEPGTMEFRRLVRAMNMLSERVRTMLADESRRLEQLRRQTQHDDITGLLNRGQFMNRLDSVLARDDARSAGTLLIGRLGDLAALNQRLGRDTTNRLLHDIAHEYAAFAAPHGDWETGRIGGSDFALLAPGRPDPAVIAGELAQRLDTALNITMEGRGIRLPLAAGAFAAGESRSSLLARVDGALAAAERAGERAIEIAQESPIALPFPDLQAWRTALTESLDRHDVRLARFPVLGPDGTLLHYEAPMRLMLDGSWQSAGYFMPWVARLGLVARFDAAVARVAMREIANSTTPLGINISAESLADARFRSELFSLLEGNPAAAQRLWIEVPEYGALLDQPEFRAFCLALRPFGCKLGIEHAGPRFARLADLHELGLDYIKIDAALVRGIDDDASSQGFLRSLCTIAHSIGLLTIAEGVGTEAEKRALPAFGVDGMTGPAIEAPQHLQASPASGAA